The nucleotide sequence TGCAAGTATCTTTGATGCAAACGGTGTTGCGATACGATCCGGCGTGCATTGCGCTGAACCTCTCCATAAGCAGCTTGGCATACCGGCAACAGCGCGCATGAGTTTTGGCATCTACACGACAAAAGAAGATATCGACACCGCAGAGCTCGCTGTCAAAAACGTCATATCTGTTTTTTCTCGCTAGACATTTTTAGCATAGTTCTATGGATCTCTATTCAGACATTATTCTTGACCACTACAAACATCCTCACCACAGGGGTGAACTCAAAAAGTACTCACATCGTGCCGTGGAATATAATCCGCTCTGTGGAGATACGATTCAAGTAGATTTATTGGTGGATCGAAAGGGGGGGCTGAAAGATGTGGGATTTGTCGGTAGTGGATGTGCGATTAGCCAAGCTGCCATGTCACTCCTGTCGGATTGGCTTAAACAAAAAAACACCGGGGATATACGCGCATTTTCATTTGACGATATGGTTAAAATGCTTCATGTTCCTATTAGTCCCAGTCGGGCAAAATGCGCAACACTTGGGCTGGCAGCTGTTAAAAAAGCATTGAAATTATAATACCTCATCTATGGCACCCATTATTCCTCGTAAGAAAGAGGAACGAACGGAACCGTATTGGCAGCAGCTAAATACAGTACTTGATCCTGAGATTGGATATGGAATTGTGGATCTTGGCTTAGTCTATGACGTTGCAGTCGTACACAGTGTTGCGACTGTTGTATTGACTCTTACATCGCCCATGTGTCCTGCCGGGCCGGAAATTATGGAGGGCGTGCGCACAGCATTGCGCGGGTTTGAAGACATTTCCGATGTTATTGTTGATTTGGTATGGGAGCCTGCTTGGACGGATGAGATGGTTGATAGCGATATTCGAGGTATGTTGTTTGGAGAATAGCCTATGGATCCCATTGAGCAGATTAAACAACGGATAGATATTGCAGACTTTGTTCGGGAATACTTTCCGATGCAGCTTGCAGGTTCAAACTACAAAGCGCGCTGTCCATTTCATCAAGAAAAAAACGCATCCTTTATGGTGAGCGTTCCCAAGCAAATCTGGCACTGCTTTGGGTGTAATGAAGGCGGCGATATCTTTTCCTTTGCCATGAAAATGGAGGGGCTTGATTTTGCCGGCGCGCTTCGGCTGCTTGCTGAGCGCGCTGGAGTAAAGCTCGAGCGGCAGGATCCGCGCATTCAAGGACAGAAAAACCAACTCCTTGATCTTATCGATCTTGCTTCGCGTTACTATCACCAGGCGTTATTGAAATCGCCCAAGAGCGCTTCTGCGCGTGAATATCTCGAGCGCCGCGGTATCGACAGTTCCTTGATTGATGAATTCCGCATAGGTTATGCTTTTGGGGAGGCAGATCATCTCTACCAATTTCTTATTTCCAAAAAATGTACCCCGCAAGATATTGTTCAGGCAGGTCTTGCAATTCAGCGCGAACAGGGATATGGATGTTTCGACAGATTTCGTGATCGCATCATGATTCCCATCCGTTCTGTTCATGGAGATGTTGTTGGTTTTGGGGGGAGGATCCTTGTTGCGCATGAGCAGGCGGCAAAGTATATCAACTCGCCGCAAACGCCGCTCTATGACAAAAGCGCCACGCTTTTTGGCTTGGATAAAGCAAAGCACGATATACGAAAAGAAGATGGCGCGATTCTTGTAGAGGGATATTTGGACTTCTTGGCTGTCTATGGGACGGGCATGAAGCATGTGGTCGCATCTTCCGGAACAGCACTGACAAGCGAACAACTCAAACTCCTGAAACGCTTTACTCACAACATTTCTTTTGCTTTTGACATGGATGCCGCCGGTTCA is from Patescibacteria group bacterium and encodes:
- a CDS encoding iron-sulfur cluster assembly scaffold protein, which codes for MDLYSDIILDHYKHPHHRGELKKYSHRAVEYNPLCGDTIQVDLLVDRKGGLKDVGFVGSGCAISQAAMSLLSDWLKQKNTGDIRAFSFDDMVKMLHVPISPSRAKCATLGLAAVKKALKL
- a CDS encoding metal-sulfur cluster assembly factor, producing MAPIIPRKKEERTEPYWQQLNTVLDPEIGYGIVDLGLVYDVAVVHSVATVVLTLTSPMCPAGPEIMEGVRTALRGFEDISDVIVDLVWEPAWTDEMVDSDIRGMLFGE
- the dnaG gene encoding DNA primase, with translation MDPIEQIKQRIDIADFVREYFPMQLAGSNYKARCPFHQEKNASFMVSVPKQIWHCFGCNEGGDIFSFAMKMEGLDFAGALRLLAERAGVKLERQDPRIQGQKNQLLDLIDLASRYYHQALLKSPKSASAREYLERRGIDSSLIDEFRIGYAFGEADHLYQFLISKKCTPQDIVQAGLAIQREQGYGCFDRFRDRIMIPIRSVHGDVVGFGGRILVAHEQAAKYINSPQTPLYDKSATLFGLDKAKHDIRKEDGAILVEGYLDFLAVYGTGMKHVVASSGTALTSEQLKLLKRFTHNISFAFDMDAAGSQATRRGIEIALKEGMNVRIIQLPRDENGKPLYKDPDECIKNDPAVWKAAWENRVPFFEYLIRQTATPDVLRDGFAKKQAARTLLDAIRLLPDRIEQDHWVGMCAQELNIPHALLWEELLKHRGASASTPQPFQAEKPISIHDRLASLLFRYPLLTADIRSIVTSAMFAEHELVTHVEKMFGAYDAWSADDVLQQQPFDSYYTQDADSDILTTFSLLCDKEYGSLESAAARELAVVLASRIREQHRKAKIEELQRLMAQAERTRDTVAMKKYLEEFHCLQQDNVV